The genomic segment TTCAGCTTTCTTTCACATACAAACTTTCGCCAGAAAAGGTGTTTTAAGCCGAGGGTAAAGATTTTGTGCTTCCACCGTTCCCATCTTCAACTTTTTAGAATCATAGCCATTTAAGTACCGGACCTGTCTTCAGATTCTCACTTTGCGACACAGCTTTGGCCGGACTTGGCTTGATCTGGGCGCCAGGATCGGTCCCACCACCGAGCTCGGAGCGGTTTGTTCCTAGTGGATCAGGGCGGGTGTGTTGCCGGAGTCGCCTTCTATTGGCTACACTCCCGCGGACTGTCTGGGCTTTCCGACATCTGATTGGATGGAACAGCCCTGTGTACGCCGACATCATTGGAGGACGCTGGAGCCAGGGGGCGGAGCGGATTCTCCAGGATTCTTGACCGGGCGCGCTAGTCCGCGGAGCCGGGCGCGGGGCGCGAGAGCGGAGCTGCGCGGGCGGCTGCGGAGGGAAGGTCTCCTAGGCAATTGGGGTCTTTGAGGCGAATACGAGGCTGGGGCCGGTTACCGACCGGCCGCTTCTTGCCGAGGCAGTCCAGGCTTTACCCCTGGCGGTGGCCGCTGCGAGACAGCATCTGTCAACGCTCCtcttttcccctcctcctctgGCCGGGCCGGGCTCCGCCGGCTGCGGCCGAGAGGACGCGGGACCCGGCGCGGTGAGCCCATCAGCTGTCAGGCGAGCGGCGAAGCGGCCGGAGGGCGGCGAGAGACACACAAAGAACGCGGTGGGCGGCGGCGGCGAAAGGGGGCGGCAAATTCGGGACGGCAACTCCTCCTCGCGCCCGCTGGTGCCACCGCCGCCCGGGCTTGGTCCGAGGCCGCGCAGACAATGCGGCCGGGCCCCAGAGTGCGGGGCGCCTGCGCTCCCCAGACCCCAACTTGACCGTCACCCTGCTCGCCCAGCCCCCTCCCGGGATAGGGGCGCCCCCCTCGTTCCGGCAGCCGGCGAAGGAAGTCTGCCGCGGCCGCGTAGCCCGGCAACTTGCAAGCCGGGAAAAGTTTGCGGCGCCTCCGCGGGGCGGCGCGACGCGGCCCGCCCCACGCGTCCGCGGTCACCGAGGGTGACTTTCTCGACTCGTCGTCAGCCGGGGCCGCAGCGCGGCCGGCGAGGACTGCGGGGAGGGCCGGAGTCGGTCCGAGGGCTCCCGCACCTGGGGCTGCGGGTGAGTCGGCTTTGGGCGCGGTGGGCTCAAGTGGTTTAGGGCACCTGGGCTGGGGAAGAAGGCGCGGAGAGAGTCTTTAATACTTTCTGGAGCTGGCGGGGAGAACAAATAAAAGTGCGGTAGCTTGAAGGGCACTGACATGCCACTGACTTGGGAACCGTATCCGTGGGAACCCTTCGGGGGCCGGCGCGACCAAAGGCCTGTGCGCGCCTGGGTGGGAGAAGGAAGGGTTAGAAGGTCGCGGACTAGCTCTGCCTGCGACTGGCCCAGCttgaccttggacaagtgactTAACCACTTAGATTTTCTCGTGGGTAATATGTGGGGCTACAGCAACGTGGTCTGTGGTGTCGTCCAGTTTTTAGACTACATCTCCGTTTTGAGATTTTCCTGGGGCCTCAACACGGTGCGCGAGTTATGAAGCGGTAGGCCAGGATATGTTTATATGCGCCTGGATTCACCTTTCAGCCTAGTCAGAAGTAACTTTTAAGTCTGATGTTTTAAAACACTAATATTTAAAGGCTTTCcttcactgaaaaataaattacccattgCTTATTTTACGAACCTTAGGATTGTCGTATTTTGTTGCACCATTTGGAATTCTAGGGGCCAGGGTGAGGACAGAGAGCCAAGCCTGAGGGTGAAGTGGCAGGTGCCCCTGGCGATCCCTGCCGGATCCAGTTGAGGGGAGAACAAAGCATTTATTATACATAAGAGAGAGTGAACAGGGCaggtgtttgtgtttttgttttctgtattctactgaaaacttttttttttgggggggggcgggCAGTGGAGGAggggacaaagaagaaaaatgtcaaaaaagaaaaaatgtcatttataCCCAAAGTAAATCTTAAACTAATGTAAGTCTTCCTTACAGGAACAGCAACACATAATACAAGTACATCTTGATCTAATTTTAATGAAGGATTGAAAATAGCTACTGTGTTCAGTATTACTGACGCCAAGGCAGCTCACTTACATAATCTTCTTTGTTGAGATGTGTTAGTGGCATgtataattttgataaataattaATGTTAAAGGTTTAGTCTGGCAATGGTATCGAAATACTGTCACAAGTTGTATTGCAAGACAATGGTGTGTGAACTTCTGGTTATCATAATAACCTACAGTTTCTCTCTAAACAGTAAAATCAGACATTTTTCATAACGAAAATTCTCTTAAATATTGCATGTGTACTTTGTCAGTAGTGTATACAGGAGAAATTATTTTGTTCTGTAACTGACAAAGTCTTTCAGTTTTCTCACCATTTTATGAGAGTGAATTCCAGATGTCAGGTACTTCACTGGGCATTTTctcttcatggagcttatagcAACAAAAGTTCTTTACAAAAGTAAGTGCATAAATACAgatactcaacaaatacttgctgAATAAAACACTCAGATAAGAATAATTAAAAGTCCATCT from the Macaca mulatta isolate MMU2019108-1 chromosome 4, T2T-MMU8v2.0, whole genome shotgun sequence genome contains:
- the LOC106997991 gene encoding uncharacterized protein LOC106997991 — protein: FEANTRLGPVTDRPLLAEAVQALPLAVAAARQHLSTLLFSPPPLAGPGSAGCGREDAGPGAVSPSAVRRAAKRPEGGERHTKNAVGGGGERGRQIRDGNSSSRPLVPPPPGLGPRPRRQCGRAPECGAPALPRPQLDRHPARPAPSRDRGAPLVPAAGEGSLPRPRSPATCKPGKVCGASAGRRDAARPTRPRSPRVTFSTRRQPGPQRGRRGLRGGPESVRGLPHLGLREH